From Triticum aestivum cultivar Chinese Spring chromosome 4A, IWGSC CS RefSeq v2.1, whole genome shotgun sequence, a single genomic window includes:
- the LOC123084710 gene encoding UDP-glycosyltransferase TURAN, with translation MAEEAGRRRRAAVVVLGDIGRSPRMQYHSLSLANQAGMEVDIVANGGSDPHLSLRENPSIHIHEMKSVQLSGISKISGALALLLKAAIQFILLIWFLCFKIPRPDVFVVQNPPSVPTLAAVKLVSWLRGAKFIVDWHNFGYTLLGLSHGRSHVIVKVYFWFEKHFGRMADGAFCVTKAMQHELAQNWGIKATVLYDHSPEFFHPASLTEKHELFCRLGRSICSAMGSADCFSVEKEVEDENTTALTSKIDGGVLLKPNRPALVVSSTSWTSDEDFSILLEAALMYDRRVAATLGEEDSMDEGQLWIDIKNGKQFDYPRLLFIITGKGPDRNKYEEQIKRLKLRRVAFRTMWLASEDYPLLLGSADLGVSLHTSSSGLDLPMKVVDMFGCGLPVCAASFSCIEELVKVNKNGLLFSTSSELADELMMLFKGFPEECDTLKSLKDGALSTGSSSKWSNEWETNALPLVNQVIG, from the exons ATGGCGGAGGAGGCGGGAAGGAGGAGGCGCGCGGCGGTGGTTGTGCTGGGCGACATCGGCCGCAGCCCGCGCATGCAGTaccactccctctccctcgccaaccAG GCCGGCATGGAAGTGGACATTGTTGCAAACGGAG GAAGTGATCCCCATTTATCACTGAGAGAGAATCCATCGATTCACATCCACGAGATG AAATCAGTGCAGTTATCAGGAATTTCAAAGATATCTGGTGCCCTGGCGCTGCTACTTAAAGCTGCCATCCAGTTTATCCTGCTGATTTGGTTCCTTTGCTTTAAGATTCCTCGCCCTGATGTCTTTGTTGTCCAG AATCCACCCTCCGTCCCAACATTGGCTGCTGTAAAACTAGTTAGCTGGCTAAGAGGTGCTAAATTTATTGTGGATTGGCATAACTTTGGATATACGTTACTTGGATTGTCTCATGGCAGAAGTCATGTAATAGTCAAAGTCTATTTCTG GTTCGAGAAGCACTTTGGGCGGATGGCCGATGGTGCCTTTTGTGTTACGAAAGCAATGCAACATGAGCTTGCTCAAAACTGGGGAATCAA AGCAACAGTTCTATATGATCATTCTCCTGAATTTTTCCATCCTGCTTCCCTGACGGAGAAACATGAG TTGTTCTGCAGGTTGGGTCGTTCCATTTGTAGTGCTATGGGCAGTGCTGATTGCTTCTCTGTTG AAAAAGAAGTGGAAGACGAGAACACTACTGCTCTTACTAGCAAGATTGATGGTGGAGTTTTGTTGAAACCCAATAGGCCTGCACTTGTTGTGAGCAGCACAAGCTG GACATCAGATGAGGATTTCAGCATACTTTTGGAAGCAGCACTGATGTACGATAGACGCGTTGCTGCTACATTAGGTGAAGAGGATTCAATGGATGAGGGGCAGCTTTGGATTGATATCAAGAATGGAAAGCAATTTGATTACCCAAGATTACTTTTCATTATCACAG GTAAAGGGCCTGATAGAAATAAATATGAGGAGCAAATAAAAAGGTTAAAACTCAGACGTGTTGCCTTCCGGACTATGTGGCTTGCATCGGAGGACTATCCTCTATTGCTAG GATCAGCTGATCTAGGCGTTTCGCTGCATACATCCTCGTCGGGGCTTGATCTACCTATGAAG GTGGTTGATATGTTTGGATGTGGATTACCAGTTTGCGCCGCTTCATTCTCCTG CATCGAGGAGCTTGTGAAAGTAAACAAAAATGGACTTCTTTTCTCAACATCTTCGGAGCTCGCAGATGAACTTATG ATGCTCTTCAAGGGATTCCCAGAGGAATGTGATACCTTGAAATCCCTCAAGGACGGCGCCTTGAGTACAGGGTCCTCTTCTAAATGGTCAAATGAATGGGAAACTAATGCACTTCCTTTGGTGAACCAG GTCATAGGCTAA